ACGTACCTCATGCTCTTCCAGGTACTGCTGCCGCTGCTGGCGCCCGTTGTGGATGTGTTCGCGATCTATGGCTTGGTTTTCCTCAACCCGGTTCGGGTGCTGTCCGTTTGGGCCGGGTTCGTGCTGCTGCAGCTGGTTATGGGGTTCTATGCGTTCCGGTTGGACGGTGAACGCGCTGGTCCGCTGTGGACGCTGCCGTTGCAGCAGTTCGTGTACCGGCAGCTGATGTACCTGGTTGTCATCCAATCGGTGTTCACCGCACTGGCCGGTACCAGACTGCGCTGGCAGCGGATGGAGCGCTACGGGAGCCTGCAGGCACCGGTCGGCCCGGAGGTTCGATAACCTACAGCGACTGATGTCGTACGGGGAGTAGGGATGCTGAAACGAGCCGCACTACTGGTCGGCGTACTGCTGACCGTCACCGCAGGAGCCAAGCCGTACGTAGTTGGTGGAACGCTGGCGAGTGTCAGCGAGGCCCCGTGGGCGATCGCACTGAACAACACCCAGTCGGCGTCGTCCAGCGGCCGGTACTGCGGTGCTGTCCTGGTAGCGCCGAACAAGATCGTCACAGCCGCGCACTGCATGGACGAGGCGGTCTCGACGTACTACGCCGTGCAGGGGCGAGCCGATCTGGCTGACGACTCCACTGGTCAGACGGCGAAGATCAGCAAGGTGTGGGTACATCCGAAGTACAACACCAAGGACAACCGGTACGACTTCGCCGTACTGACACTGGCGAAGCCGTTCGTCGGCGTACCGGTGCTTCCGCTTGAGACGCGTACGCGGGCCGACCGTGCTGGTGTCGTACCGACTGTCTATGGGTGGGGCGACACCCAGGGCACCGGGCCGGACGAGACACTGCAGAAGGCGGCGGTGCCGGATCTGGGCGACAGCACGTGCACCGCCAACCAGAGCTATGTAGCCAACGGGTACG
The genomic region above belongs to Kribbella solani and contains:
- a CDS encoding S1 family peptidase; protein product: MLKRAALLVGVLLTVTAGAKPYVVGGTLASVSEAPWAIALNNTQSASSSGRYCGAVLVAPNKIVTAAHCMDEAVSTYYAVQGRADLADDSTGQTAKISKVWVHPKYNTKDNRYDFAVLTLAKPFVGVPVLPLETRTRADRAGVVPTVYGWGDTQGTGPDETLQKAAVPDLGDSTCTANQSYVANGYAAATNICAGYVEGGIDACQGDSGGPLVLNGRLLGVVSWGQDCAQPGKPGVYAEVAAAAPTLQSQLH